The following coding sequences are from one Triticum aestivum cultivar Chinese Spring chromosome 5A, IWGSC CS RefSeq v2.1, whole genome shotgun sequence window:
- the LOC123106909 gene encoding uncharacterized protein, translating into MRGKKRALSPPAAAVDATARLQDRHLAEILLRLPSPASLARAAVVCRRWRRISVSAAFLRQFRRLHPPQLVGFFICNGGFHVERVGGRLVGHILDPTFLPVLPPPQGVGRATQRCIDFSLRRVPDVDHWTLADARDGLLLLSSTFNDRMSIPRNFVVCDPLSRRSFLVEHAPTYQLDGESAYLGAALIVVDGGASSSTLSFEVILVTYFMFGPRLCVFSSRTAQWSVHPEARCGKSLMPMLSGVGDPAHANGCVYWVMDDESEAYLLVLDTRTKEFSTTIKLLASMREQYDGNMRVMRSEDGELRIVGMAWRALALHIWHLDRCRSRKGRWVREEVHELATFQGVIELFVDGNGGSTRIMDACEGVVFLKQFGSDWVYAVSLEDRRVVKLPHKRFSSGPALP; encoded by the coding sequence ATGCGCGGCAAAAAGAGGGCAttgtcgccgccggccgccgccgtcgatGCCACGGCAAGGCTCCAGGACCGGCACCTCGCCGAGATCCTCCTGCGGCTCCCCTCCCCCGCTAGCCTCGCGCGCGCCGCCGTCGTCTGCCGGCGTTGGCGCCGAATCTCCGTCTCCGCGGCTTTCCTTCGCCAGTTCCGCCGCCTCCACCCGCCCCAACTCGTCGGCTTCTTTATCTGCAACGGCGGTTTCCATGTGGAGAGGGTCGGCGGCCGCCTCGTCGGCCACATACTCGACCCCACCTTCCTCCCGGTGCTCCCGCCGCCTCAGGGCGTCGGAAGGGCCACCCAGCGCTGCATCGACTTCTCCCTCCGTCGCGTCCCCGACGTGGACCACTGGACCCTCGCTGACGCCCGCGACGGCCTTCTCCTCCTCAGCTCCACCTTCAACGATCGCATGAGCATCCCGCGCAACTTCGTCGTCTGTGATCCCTTGTCCCGCCGCTCTTTCCTCGTGGAGCACGCGCCGACGTATCAGCTCGACGGCGAAAGCGCCTACCTCGGCGCCGCTCTGATCGTCGTGGACGGCGGAGCCAGCTCAAGTACCCTCTCCTTCGAGGTGATCCTCGTGACCTACTTCATGTTTGGGCCGCGCCTCTGCGTCTTCTCCTCGCGCACGGCGCAATGGAGCGTTCATCCCGAAGCCAGGTGCGGCAAGTCCCTGATGCCGATGCTGAGCGGGGTGGGCGACCCCGCGCACGCCAATGGCTGCGTGTACTGGGTAATGGACGACGAGAGCGAGGCGTACCTCCTGGTGCTCGACACGCGCACAAAGGAGTTCTCCACCACCATCAAGCTGCTCGCCAGCATGCGGGAGCAGTACGACGGGAACATGAGAGTCATGAGGAGCGAGGACGGGGAGCTCCGGATCGTGGGCATGGCTTGGAGGGCGCTCGCGCTCCATATCTGGCATCTCGATAGGTGCAGGAGCAGGAAAGGCCGATGGGTGAGGGAAGAGGTCCATGAATTGGCCACGTTCCAGGGTGTAATTGAGCTTTTTGTGGACGGCAATGGCGGCAGTACTAGGATCATGGATGCCTGCGAGGGGGTTGTTTTCCTCAAGCAGTTTGGCTCTGACTGGGTGTATGCTGTGAGTCTGGAGGACAGGAGGGTGGTGAAGCTGCCGCACAAGAGGTTCTCCTCTGGACCTGCACTTCCTTAA
- the LOC123106910 gene encoding uncharacterized protein: MKILGAQRKTLFLLCFIAVCGVVAKENRKGGRPNGGKHHRAISKTIQTEDGDIFDCIDIKSQPAFDHPLLRNHSIQMEPSSHPIGLEGNSIPDTTLESSTHLVSCPLGTIPIWRSEQHYPIVDIKELTQQIYTRNITRDNKNNTASLAGLSRGQDIYGTTVSINVYDPEVYGTQDKSGGLTTIISGYSFDREHTNAVGVGWFVWQSNGGDKAARFHIFYDNGQKQCFDLKCPGFIHTSPNIPLGGKLSPISKYDGPQAHMNTFVYQDTNSNWWVKFGKEGTVVGYWPGELFGYLKSKGTVGYWGGLVEGPTIKYKPPPMGSGHPASEGDGTAAYVKNIKIVTRDHQLVTPMSREFDVAVENPKCYSVAHKSDQDGGVHANWGGSGDCTL, encoded by the exons ATGAAAATTCTCGGGGCACAAAGAAAGACTTTGTTTCTGCTATGTTTCATTGCAGTTTGTGGCGTAGTAGCTAAGGAAAATAGAAAAGGAGGAAGGCCTAATGGAGGAAAGCACCATCGGGCAATATCTAAGACAATCCAG ACAGAAGACGGTGACATTTTTGATTGCATAGATATCAAATCTCAGCCGGCATTCGACCACCCACTTCTTAGAAACCATTCAATACAG ATGGAACCGAGCTCACATCCTATTGGACTCGAAGGCAACTCCATACCAGATACAACATTAGAGTCTAGTACCCATTTGGTTTCGTGTCCCTTGGGAACAATTCCAATATGGAGAAGTGAGCAGCACTATCCTATAGTTGACATTAAGGAACTAACTCAACAAATATACACAAGGAATATTACTCGGGATAATAAGAATAACACCGCTTCG TTGGCAGGTCTTAGCAGAGGCCAAGACATCTATGGAACTACCGTATCAATAAATGTCTATGACCCAGAAGTATATGGTACCCAAGATAAATCTGGAGGGCTTACAACTATAATAAGTGGTTATTCTTTTGATAGGGAGCATACCAATGCTGTTGGAGTCGGCTGGTTT GTTTGGCAAAGTAACGGAGGTGACAAGGCTGCTAGATTTCATATTTTCTAT GACAATGGACAAAAACAATGCTTTGATCTAAAATGCCCTGGATTTATACATACGAGTCCAAATATACCTTTAGGGGGGAAATTATCGCCAATCTCGAAGTACGATGGGCCACAAGCTCATATGAACACGTTTGTTTATCAG GATACAAATTCAAACTGGTGGGTAAAATTCGGCAAGGAGGGCACTGTAGTCGGATATTGGCCAGGTGAACTCTTCGGTTACCTGAAATCGAAGGGTACTGTTGGCTACTGGGGTGGTTTGGTTGAAGGTCCTACAATTAAATATAAGCCACCACCCATGGGTAGCGGACACCCTGCTTCAGAGGGAGATGGTACAGCAGCCTATGTGAAGAACATCAAAATTGTGACAAGAGATCACCAGCTCGTGACTCCAATGTCTCGCGAGTTTGACGTGGCCGTAGAAAATCCGAAGTGCTACTCGGTTGCTCACAAATCAGACCAAGACGGTGGAGTACATGCAAATTGGGGTGGTTCCGGGGATTGCACCCTTTGA